Proteins from a genomic interval of Methanolacinia paynteri:
- the mcrD gene encoding methyl-coenzyme M reductase operon protein D yields the protein MTESHKNYPQCKIVPIRMLSPETAEKFLNLIVRVKGIRRFVINGPSLPKTVPYGPARGKPNANSNRRVIQIGDTETELRVQVGVIILEVEERSVIDEIRKVTSEFFEGKFSCQVLEGKFMKTEPTTSDYAKYGPNADEMILGLVDPRKKEGPVIIQGLK from the coding sequence ATGACGGAAAGCCACAAAAACTATCCCCAGTGCAAAATAGTCCCTATAAGGATGCTCTCTCCGGAAACAGCCGAGAAATTCCTTAACCTTATTGTCAGGGTAAAAGGGATCAGGAGGTTCGTAATAAACGGACCTTCTCTTCCGAAAACCGTACCTTACGGTCCTGCAAGAGGTAAACCCAATGCCAATTCAAACAGGAGGGTTATACAAATAGGGGATACAGAGACGGAGCTTAGAGTTCAGGTCGGGGTTATCATACTCGAGGTTGAAGAAAGGTCCGTTATTGATGAGATCCGAAAGGTCACATCAGAATTCTTTGAAGGCAAATTTTCCTGCCAGGTACTGGAAGGAAAGTTCATGAAGACAGAGCCTACCACGAGTGATTATGCAAAATACGGCCCCAATGCGGATGAGATGATCCTGGGATTGGTAGATCCGCGTAAGAAAGAGGGTCCGGTTATCATACAGGGTTTGAAATAA
- the mcrC gene encoding methyl-coenzyme M reductase I operon protein C: MPIGRVTQVVDCRESMGMGKGGGLAQRGTISECRYPDIIVVGMSPGRRHVTKPVCDITSGLRREGVEFSVSTLVLNAGSGVPADAPGIAGSVLGAYFGLNAKEISQIEQHRVAILHHGNVRSHVVEKVRFILQHCEINAILVSQAPVDYEDLAKVGVKTAYVMPDEKNIRTKGKVVAIVSGVTRGQTPTRENLAEVISAVMKTIKE, translated from the coding sequence ATGCCGATTGGCCGGGTCACACAGGTTGTAGACTGCCGCGAAAGTATGGGTATGGGAAAAGGCGGAGGCCTTGCCCAGAGAGGCACTATTTCGGAGTGCCGCTACCCTGATATAATAGTCGTCGGTATGTCTCCCGGCAGGAGGCATGTAACCAAACCCGTATGCGATATCACATCGGGTCTCAGGAGAGAGGGAGTTGAGTTTTCCGTAAGCACTCTTGTCCTCAATGCAGGAAGCGGAGTGCCGGCGGACGCTCCCGGAATCGCAGGTTCAGTTCTAGGGGCCTATTTCGGCCTCAATGCAAAAGAGATCTCACAGATTGAACAGCACAGGGTTGCGATACTTCATCACGGGAACGTAAGATCCCATGTTGTTGAGAAAGTTCGCTTTATCCTTCAGCATTGTGAAATCAACGCGATTCTTGTTTCCCAGGCGCCTGTAGACTATGAAGACCTTGCAAAGGTCGGAGTAAAGACGGCATACGTCATGCCTGATGAGAAAAATATTCGCACTAAGGGAAAAGTTGTTGCGATTGTAAGCGGGGTTACCCGTGGCCAGACGCCGACAAGAGAAAATCTGGCAGAAGTGATTTCAGCTGTTATGAAAACGATTAAAGAATAA
- the mcrG gene encoding coenzyme-B sulfoethylthiotransferase subunit gamma yields MAYTPQYGPGTSNVAANRRKQMNPAVQLDKVRDVTDEDVVLILGHRAPGSA; encoded by the coding sequence ATGGCATACACACCACAGTATGGACCAGGTACATCCAATGTAGCCGCAAACAGGCGCAAACAGATGAACCCTGCAGTCCAGTTAGACAAGGTTCGTGACGTAACCGATGAGGACGTCGTTCTTATTCTCGGTCACCGTGCACCAGGTTCTGCAT
- the mcrG gene encoding coenzyme-B sulfoethylthiotransferase subunit gamma, which translates to NAPSQPYQRTYTECYRFRGIDPGTLSGRQIVECRERDLEQYAKWLIETEMFEPALVSCRGATVHGHSLRLAEDGMMFDMLQRCILEDGVVKYQKDQIGEPLDRAVEVGKPMDDAWVKDHSTIFHSLVGTAYRDDAEYVEYIQRIHSLRTKYGFMPKEE; encoded by the coding sequence AACGCGCCTTCACAGCCGTACCAGCGTACATACACAGAATGCTACCGCTTCCGTGGTATCGATCCCGGTACACTCTCCGGACGTCAGATTGTAGAATGCCGTGAGCGTGACCTTGAGCAGTATGCAAAGTGGCTCATCGAGACAGAGATGTTCGAGCCCGCACTCGTCAGCTGCCGTGGTGCAACTGTACACGGACACTCGCTCCGTCTCGCAGAAGATGGAATGATGTTCGATATGCTCCAGCGCTGTATCCTCGAAGACGGTGTTGTAAAATACCAGAAGGATCAGATCGGAGAGCCCCTGGACCGTGCAGTAGAAGTCGGAAAGCCGATGGACGATGCATGGGTAAAGGACCACTCGACAATCTTCCACTCACTCGTAGGAACTGCATACCGTGATGATGCAGAATACGTCGAATACATCCAGCGCATTCACTCGCTGAGGACTAAATACGGCTTCATGCCGAAAGAGGAGTGA
- the mcrA gene encoding coenzyme-B sulfoethylthiotransferase subunit alpha encodes MGKIERSQKLFLNALKEKFQGEDPESVKTTFYNFDGVRQSPRKREFMEEAKKVEMKRGISMYDPEHCHLGGLPMGQRQLMTYQVSQTDVFVEGDDLHFVNNAAMQQMWDDIRRTVIVGMDLAHATLQKRLGKEVTPETINEYLHILNHAMPGGAVVQEHMVETHPGIVDDCYVKVFTGDDEMADDIEPQFLLNVDKLFNAEQAEVLKKQVGKSMYQAIHIPTIVSRTCDGGTTSRWSAMQIGMSFIAAYRMCAGEAAVADLSFAAKHAGVIQMATHLPARRARGPNEPGGIKFGLFSDIIQGNRKYPNDPARASLEVVGAGTMLFDQIWLGSYMSGGVGFTQYATAAYTDNILDEFTYYGMDYLKDKYGVDCTHPDPAKLIKPTQEVVNDLATEVNLNAMEQYEQYPTMMEDHFGGSQRAGVMAAACGLTCSIGTGNSNAGLNGWYLSMLMHKEGWSRLGFFGYDLQDQCGSANSLSMEPDRGLIGELRGPNYPNYAMNVGHQGEYAAIVGGAHYGRGDAFCFNPLVKICFADPSLTFDFA; translated from the coding sequence ATGGGAAAAATTGAGAGATCACAGAAACTCTTCCTCAACGCACTTAAGGAGAAGTTCCAGGGAGAAGACCCCGAGTCAGTAAAGACAACATTCTACAACTTCGACGGTGTCCGCCAGTCTCCGCGTAAGCGCGAGTTCATGGAAGAGGCAAAGAAGGTAGAGATGAAGCGTGGAATCTCCATGTACGACCCCGAGCACTGCCACCTTGGCGGACTGCCCATGGGTCAGAGACAGCTCATGACCTACCAGGTTTCACAGACCGACGTCTTCGTAGAGGGTGACGACCTGCACTTCGTCAACAACGCTGCAATGCAGCAGATGTGGGATGACATCCGCAGGACCGTTATCGTAGGAATGGATCTTGCACACGCAACACTCCAGAAGCGTCTCGGAAAGGAAGTTACACCTGAGACAATCAATGAATACCTCCACATCCTCAACCATGCAATGCCTGGTGGAGCTGTGGTTCAGGAACACATGGTCGAGACCCACCCGGGAATCGTCGATGACTGTTACGTAAAGGTATTCACAGGCGATGACGAGATGGCCGATGATATCGAGCCCCAGTTCCTCCTCAACGTCGACAAGCTCTTCAACGCAGAGCAGGCAGAAGTTCTCAAGAAGCAGGTCGGAAAGTCGATGTACCAGGCAATCCACATCCCGACAATCGTTTCAAGGACCTGTGACGGTGGAACAACCTCAAGATGGTCAGCAATGCAGATCGGTATGTCCTTCATCGCAGCATACAGGATGTGTGCCGGTGAGGCAGCAGTAGCCGACCTTTCATTCGCAGCAAAGCACGCCGGTGTTATCCAGATGGCAACCCACCTGCCCGCACGCCGTGCCCGTGGACCTAACGAACCCGGTGGAATCAAGTTCGGTCTCTTCTCTGATATCATTCAGGGTAACCGCAAGTACCCCAACGACCCCGCAAGGGCATCCCTTGAGGTAGTCGGTGCAGGAACAATGCTCTTCGACCAGATCTGGCTCGGATCATACATGTCCGGTGGTGTCGGATTCACACAGTACGCAACAGCAGCATACACCGATAACATCCTTGATGAGTTCACATACTACGGTATGGACTACCTTAAGGACAAATACGGCGTAGACTGCACACACCCTGACCCCGCAAAGCTCATAAAGCCGACACAGGAGGTCGTCAACGATCTTGCAACAGAGGTCAACCTCAACGCAATGGAGCAGTATGAACAGTACCCGACAATGATGGAAGACCACTTCGGTGGTTCACAGCGTGCCGGTGTAATGGCAGCAGCTTGTGGTCTTACATGTTCGATCGGTACCGGAAACTCCAACGCCGGTCTGAACGGATGGTACCTTTCGATGCTCATGCACAAGGAAGGATGGTCACGTCTCGGATTCTTCGGCTACGATCTTCAGGACCAGTGTGGTTCAGCAAACTCACTCTCAATGGAGCCCGACCGCGGTCTGATTGGAGAACTTCGTGGACCTAACTACCCGAACTACGCGATGAACGTCGGTCACCAGGGAGAATACGCAGCTATCGTCGGTGGTGCACACTACGGACGCGGAGATGCATTCTGTTTCAACCCGCTCGTAAAGATCTGTTTCGCAGACCCCTCACTGACATTCGACTTCGCAGA
- the mtrE gene encoding tetrahydromethanopterin S-methyltransferase subunit E encodes MEELLFGIGISAIAGALATVSGAAEDTESDIGSQGDPNSQVQLAPQMGYIHRIFSKAISGEPPAYGLWITLGAGLAWALMAINYNPVLAIILGSAIAVFVQGVYATTAYLGRTASLAKFEQPVYIDVIKSVTTVTMAHAFVAIFTCVTMCFLMVNALGHPFPLPLMGLVWGIALGAAGSATGNPFYGKERQYQSQKFGAGVPISASGNIVRYAEAGQRSSLDNGWFTSKLGGPASGVCFGLIVFLELWRTIFFEEFAGGWGAVIAGIILILIFMIVDRYIEVWARKTYGPYTEEKTEEAA; translated from the coding sequence ATGGAAGAGTTGTTATTTGGCATCGGTATAAGTGCTATAGCAGGCGCTCTGGCGACAGTGTCCGGAGCTGCGGAGGATACTGAATCTGATATCGGTTCACAGGGTGACCCGAACTCGCAGGTTCAGCTGGCTCCGCAGATGGGTTATATTCACCGTATATTCAGTAAAGCTATATCCGGCGAACCCCCCGCGTACGGACTCTGGATTACGCTTGGAGCAGGTCTTGCATGGGCGCTCATGGCGATCAACTATAATCCGGTTCTTGCGATTATCCTTGGATCGGCAATTGCCGTATTCGTCCAGGGTGTATATGCTACAACAGCATACCTTGGAAGGACAGCAAGTCTGGCAAAATTTGAACAGCCGGTCTATATCGACGTGATAAAGTCGGTTACGACCGTGACTATGGCACATGCATTCGTAGCAATCTTTACATGTGTCACGATGTGTTTCCTCATGGTAAACGCTCTCGGACACCCCTTCCCGCTCCCGCTCATGGGTCTCGTATGGGGTATCGCTCTTGGTGCAGCAGGTTCTGCAACAGGTAACCCGTTCTACGGAAAGGAGCGCCAGTACCAGTCCCAGAAGTTCGGTGCAGGTGTACCGATCTCGGCATCAGGTAACATTGTCCGCTACGCAGAGGCAGGACAGCGCAGTTCACTCGACAACGGATGGTTCACATCCAAGCTCGGCGGCCCCGCATCCGGTGTCTGTTTCGGACTTATCGTATTCCTTGAACTGTGGCGTACAATCTTCTTCGAAGAGTTCGCAGGCGGTTGGGGAGCAGTTATCGCCGGTATTATCCTGATTCTCATCTTCATGATTGTGGACAGGTACATTGAGGTCTGGGCCCGTAAGACATACGGTCCTTACACAGAGGAAAAAACAGAGGAGGCGGCCTGA
- the mtrD gene encoding tetrahydromethanopterin S-methyltransferase subunit D, which produces MSALGGGSGGGEGMTPVGIVVGIILLIAALAAMYVISPGFAFTSLVLVIVGGLLIGFGVHFVPVGGAPAAMGQSPGIATGVTMLAAGAGLAGLFGGAWAAELGFGVALAGGAIGGGLMMAVTCLMVNVVYVWGMGVPAASGKVAKDPITGDTFEAYKSQGTEGHGLPFISYVGGVIGGCLGGLGGTLIYVELLGVYEEFLPISMGASAEAVLPIAVGIAGIIAVGMFLVNAVIAAYNITGTIEGPHDPKFKRFPRAIMGCAVASAICGLLAIIMAVM; this is translated from the coding sequence ATGAGTGCACTTGGCGGTGGATCCGGCGGCGGAGAGGGAATGACCCCTGTCGGCATCGTTGTTGGTATCATCTTACTGATTGCGGCACTTGCAGCAATGTATGTAATCTCACCAGGTTTTGCGTTTACTTCTCTTGTGCTTGTGATCGTTGGTGGTCTTCTCATCGGATTCGGAGTTCACTTCGTTCCGGTCGGAGGAGCTCCCGCAGCTATGGGTCAGTCACCAGGTATTGCTACCGGTGTTACCATGCTTGCAGCCGGTGCAGGTCTCGCAGGTCTCTTCGGAGGAGCATGGGCAGCTGAACTCGGGTTCGGTGTTGCACTTGCCGGCGGAGCGATTGGCGGCGGACTCATGATGGCGGTTACATGTCTTATGGTCAACGTAGTGTACGTCTGGGGTATGGGTGTCCCTGCGGCATCAGGTAAGGTCGCAAAGGACCCGATTACAGGCGACACGTTCGAGGCATACAAGTCACAGGGTACCGAAGGTCACGGTCTTCCGTTCATCTCCTATGTAGGCGGTGTTATCGGAGGATGTCTCGGTGGTCTCGGCGGAACTCTGATCTATGTCGAGCTTCTCGGAGTCTATGAGGAATTCCTTCCGATATCGATGGGAGCATCTGCAGAAGCGGTCCTTCCGATTGCAGTAGGAATTGCAGGCATCATTGCTGTAGGTATGTTCCTTGTCAACGCGGTTATTGCTGCATACAACATCACGGGAACAATCGAAGGTCCGCACGACCCGAAGTTCAAGAGATTCCCTCGTGCAATTATGGGATGTGCAGTGGCTTCGGCAATCTGCGGACTGCTGGCAATAATTATGGCGGTAATGTGA
- the mtrC gene encoding tetrahydromethanopterin S-methyltransferase subunit MtrC, whose product MTVAITASEGGMPHNKALAIGLIGAIICLYLTYVNAYLPQPLFSFFGGLAAVLALWWGTDTVKHLCSYGLGTGVPSAGMIALGSGVIAMLLGSKLSAMGFISTPLIIPIGTVIIAAILGIIIGFISDKIVNMNIPVLMVSLAELCMVGAIIIMGLTAMATGSFVFADLVSGSTTFFGIVMLDTTSSYLGGCVIAVVFMLGALGVQHAFNACLGPNESQDRTLMLAAECGFLSMITVSIISFAFVSFLSAILSFIISVIGWVYTYRKYFELSKRDAFMWLDAKPIREKEA is encoded by the coding sequence ATGACAGTAGCAATTACAGCATCTGAAGGCGGAATGCCCCACAACAAAGCCCTTGCAATAGGGCTTATCGGAGCGATAATATGTCTTTATCTCACCTACGTAAACGCATACCTGCCCCAGCCTTTGTTCTCATTCTTCGGCGGACTTGCAGCAGTGCTTGCCCTCTGGTGGGGTACGGATACTGTTAAGCATCTCTGCAGTTACGGTCTTGGTACCGGTGTTCCGTCGGCAGGTATGATCGCACTCGGTTCGGGAGTTATTGCAATGCTTCTCGGAAGCAAGCTCAGCGCAATGGGATTCATATCCACACCACTGATTATCCCGATCGGAACGGTTATCATTGCCGCAATTCTCGGAATTATCATCGGTTTCATCTCTGATAAGATCGTTAACATGAATATTCCTGTTCTCATGGTATCTCTCGCCGAACTCTGTATGGTCGGTGCAATCATAATCATGGGACTTACTGCAATGGCAACAGGCTCATTCGTGTTCGCAGATCTGGTGTCAGGTTCTACCACATTCTTTGGAATTGTAATGTTAGATACCACCTCGTCATATCTCGGCGGCTGCGTTATCGCTGTCGTGTTTATGCTTGGTGCATTAGGTGTTCAGCATGCGTTCAACGCGTGTCTCGGACCTAACGAGTCACAGGACAGGACACTCATGCTTGCAGCAGAGTGCGGATTCCTGAGTATGATCACTGTATCTATCATATCCTTTGCATTCGTGAGCTTCCTTTCAGCAATTCTCTCGTTCATCATATCAGTTATTGGATGGGTGTACACATACCGTAAGTACTTCGAGCTCTCAAAGCGTGATGCGTTCATGTGGCTTGATGCAAAACCGATTCGTGAGAAGGAGGCCTGA
- the mtrB gene encoding tetrahydromethanopterin S-methyltransferase subunit MtrB: MGYIQVLPEFGLVADPVVGLVTTAGASLAPILDEIGEVEKIADDIVGMLSGEGNFLASFPHREKSLVYAGGVTAMWYGMAVGLLIAGLFAFALI, encoded by the coding sequence ATGGGATATATTCAAGTTCTTCCGGAATTCGGTCTTGTAGCGGATCCGGTCGTAGGTCTTGTAACCACAGCCGGAGCATCGCTTGCACCGATTCTGGACGAGATAGGAGAGGTAGAGAAGATTGCCGATGATATCGTAGGAATGCTCTCCGGAGAAGGCAATTTCCTTGCATCTTTCCCCCACAGGGAAAAATCACTTGTGTATGCCGGTGGCGTGACAGCTATGTGGTACGGTATGGCAGTTGGACTACTTATCGCGGGATTGTTCGCATTTGCTTTGATCTGA
- the mtrA gene encoding tetrahydromethanopterin S-methyltransferase subunit A, protein MADKKSPASGWPKIQGDYHTGDANSCVVVVTMGSHLDEQGVCDAGAGMCGSCKTENLGLEKIVANVISNPNIRFIITCGTEVKGHLSGQCLKALHAGGVEGGKIVGAKGAIPFIENLNDAAIKRFQEQVELIDIMETEDLGAIKAKVQECISKDPGAFEGDAMVIEVKEEEGGSGETEGEEAPMTAEVALLHARMKVIQEKVTGMGLQDRFAAGVYSGKVEGLMIGLIVSFAVLGFLLMG, encoded by the coding sequence ATGGCAGATAAAAAATCTCCGGCCTCAGGCTGGCCAAAGATCCAGGGTGATTACCACACCGGCGATGCAAACAGCTGCGTTGTAGTAGTTACAATGGGTTCACACCTTGACGAGCAGGGCGTCTGCGATGCCGGCGCAGGAATGTGCGGTTCATGCAAGACCGAGAACCTCGGTCTTGAGAAGATCGTAGCGAACGTAATTTCGAACCCGAACATCAGGTTCATAATCACCTGCGGTACAGAAGTCAAGGGACACCTTTCCGGGCAGTGCTTAAAGGCCCTTCACGCCGGCGGTGTGGAAGGCGGAAAGATTGTCGGTGCAAAGGGAGCAATTCCGTTCATCGAAAATCTCAACGATGCCGCAATCAAGCGCTTCCAGGAGCAGGTCGAATTAATCGACATTATGGAGACCGAGGATCTCGGTGCAATCAAGGCCAAGGTTCAGGAATGCATAAGCAAAGACCCCGGAGCCTTTGAGGGCGACGCGATGGTCATTGAGGTCAAGGAAGAGGAAGGCGGTAGTGGCGAGACCGAGGGCGAGGAAGCCCCGATGACAGCCGAAGTCGCTCTCCTGCATGCCAGAATGAAGGTAATCCAGGAAAAGGTTACCGGCATGGGTCTCCAGGACCGCTTTGCAGCGGGTGTCTATTCAGGTAAAGTAGAAGGACTCATGATCGGTCTGATCGTGTCTTTTGCCGTTCTCGGCTTCCTGTTAATGGGGTGA
- a CDS encoding tetrahydromethanopterin S-methyltransferase subunit F — protein MSDEEKSGPTIIRTAAIEDMVADMRYKGQILARTNKLESGIMDSGIVGFMFGLLITLALTIVPVYLMGGI, from the coding sequence ATGTCAGATGAAGAGAAATCAGGTCCGACAATAATAAGGACAGCAGCTATCGAGGACATGGTCGCCGACATGCGCTATAAAGGACAGATCCTGGCAAGGACCAACAAGCTTGAATCAGGTATAATGGATTCAGGTATTGTAGGTTTCATGTTTGGTCTCCTGATCACGCTGGCACTGACAATAGTTCCGGTATATCTGATGGGAGGTATCTGA
- the mtrA gene encoding tetrahydromethanopterin S-methyltransferase subunit A: MADKKSPASGWPKIQGDYHSGDANSCVVVVTMGSHLDEQGVCDAGAALCGSCKTENLGLEKIVANVVANPNIRFLITCGTEVKGHLSGQCLKALHTGGVEGGKIVGAKGAIPFIENLDDAAIKRFQEQVEVIDIMESEDLGAIKAKVQECISNDPGAFAADAMVIEVKESEGGSEATVATANPQFLEAEARLNAIEEKLEFVEGELMQRNGRKIGRDIGILYGLVAGLFTFMILIVLLSKLMALV, encoded by the coding sequence ATGGCAGATAAGAAATCCCCCGCTTCCGGCTGGCCAAAGATCCAGGGTGACTACCACTCCGGCGATGCAAACAGCTGCGTTGTAGTAGTTACTATGGGATCGCACCTTGACGAGCAGGGTGTCTGTGATGCCGGTGCTGCACTGTGCGGTTCATGCAAGACCGAGAACCTCGGTCTTGAGAAGATCGTAGCGAACGTGGTTGCGAACCCGAACATCAGGTTCCTGATCACCTGCGGTACGGAAGTCAAGGGACACCTTTCCGGGCAATGCTTAAAAGCCCTTCACACCGGCGGTGTGGAAGGCGGAAAGATTGTCGGTGCAAAGGGTGCTATTCCGTTCATCGAGAATTTGGATGATGCTGCAATCAAACGCTTCCAGGAGCAGGTTGAAGTAATCGATATCATGGAGAGCGAGGACCTCGGTGCAATAAAAGCCAAAGTCCAGGAATGCATAAGCAACGACCCAGGGGCCTTTGCAGCCGATGCGATGGTCATAGAGGTCAAGGAATCTGAAGGAGGATCCGAGGCAACGGTTGCTACGGCCAACCCGCAGTTCCTTGAGGCCGAGGCGCGTCTCAATGCAATCGAAGAAAAACTTGAGTTCGTAGAAGGAGAACTTATGCAGCGTAACGGTCGTAAGATCGGACGTGATATAGGTATTCTCTACGGTCTTGTTGCAGGATTGTTTACATTCATGATATTGATTGTATTACTCTCAAAACTTATGGCATTGGTGTAA
- the mtrH gene encoding tetrahydromethanopterin S-methyltransferase subunit H: MFKFEKEQTVLDFNGTKIGGQPGEYPRVLGASIFYNKHETVIDDEKGIIDKDRAEALWNRCLELSDQSGVPHFCQIISETSEAFESYFQWFDSIDNKTAFLMDSSNPAALAHACGYVTEVGLADRAIYNSINGSIGPENIEALKNSDVDAAIVLAFNPGDPSVKGREQVLSQGGVAGQEKSMMAIAEECGIKRPILDTAATPLGLGSGGSFREILACKAIHGLPTGGAYHNMTVSWPWLKRWRGSKKNPSLLLQQYEGKDLLAEQMSHHHSGGLEGLKQAAWTAPDIGCNIMAATLGADLIMYGPIENCEAATTAIAFSDIVLAEAAKEFGLEPQVDTHPLLHLV; the protein is encoded by the coding sequence ATGTTCAAATTCGAGAAAGAACAGACGGTACTCGACTTTAACGGTACCAAGATTGGAGGGCAACCCGGAGAATACCCGAGGGTGCTCGGAGCTTCCATCTTCTATAACAAGCACGAGACTGTTATCGATGATGAGAAGGGCATAATTGATAAGGATCGCGCAGAGGCTCTCTGGAACAGGTGTTTGGAACTTTCCGACCAGAGCGGAGTTCCACACTTCTGCCAGATCATCTCTGAAACATCAGAGGCATTCGAAAGCTACTTCCAGTGGTTTGATTCGATCGACAACAAGACCGCATTCCTGATGGATTCGTCAAATCCTGCAGCACTTGCACATGCATGCGGCTATGTTACTGAAGTAGGTCTTGCAGACCGTGCAATCTACAACTCGATCAACGGTTCAATCGGACCGGAGAACATCGAGGCACTGAAGAACAGTGATGTCGATGCAGCAATCGTACTTGCATTCAACCCCGGTGACCCCTCGGTCAAGGGACGTGAGCAGGTACTTTCACAGGGTGGAGTTGCAGGACAGGAAAAGTCAATGATGGCTATCGCGGAAGAGTGCGGTATTAAACGCCCCATCCTCGATACGGCTGCAACACCTCTCGGACTTGGTTCCGGCGGTTCATTCCGTGAGATTCTTGCATGCAAGGCAATCCACGGTCTTCCAACTGGTGGTGCATACCACAACATGACCGTTTCATGGCCCTGGCTCAAGCGCTGGAGAGGATCCAAGAAGAACCCGTCACTGCTCTTACAGCAGTATGAAGGAAAGGATCTTCTTGCAGAACAGATGTCCCACCACCACTCCGGTGGACTTGAGGGCTTAAAGCAGGCAGCATGGACAGCACCTGATATCGGATGTAACATCATGGCTGCAACACTCGGCGCAGACCTCATCATGTACGGACCTATCGAGAACTGTGAAGCTGCAACAACAGCAATTGCATTCTCAGACATCGTCCTCGCAGAGGCTGCAAAAGAGTTTGGTCTTGAGCCGCAGGTGGACACCCATCCGCTCCTGCACCTGGTATAA